Within Sinorhizobium sp. RAC02, the genomic segment ACCTCGTCGCCGTAACTCCCGGCCCAGTCGCAATAGAGGTCGGTGACGATGGTGATGGGTATGCCGCGCTCGGCCGCCTTGGTGGCAAGCAGTTTGGACTGGTGCGAGTAGCGACGGGCGTCGACCAGCACCAGCGTGCAGCCGGCCGGATCGGTCAGGAGCACCTCGGCGAAGTTGCCGCCGGCGACATCCACCAGCGTCACCTCGTCGCGCAGGTAGCGCAGCATATGCGCGAAGGCCTCGGCAAGGCCGCGCTCGGTCTGGAAGCCGGCGACGAAAACCCGGTCGGCCCCGGCGATGCGTCGCGCTGCGCGGTCCCAGGCCTCCGTCTGGGCATAGTCGTAGACGCGCACGACCGAGGCAACCGCAAGCTCCAGGCTGCGCGCCAGGGCGGGCTCGGTGGCGCTCTTTTGCTGCAGGTCCTTCAACCGGTCACCGAGCAGCCACGGGCTGTCGCTGATGTCGTCCTTCAGCCGATCCTTGAGATCCTTGAGACCATCGTAGCCGATCGAACGGCAGAAGCGGCCGACCGTCAATTCGCTGACGCCCACCTTGTCCGCGACGCTACGCGAGGTCTCGAAGGGCAGGTCGCTGATATGGGCCAGCATGAAATTCGCCAGCGCCTTGCCCGAGGCCGTCGCCTCCTTCGAGGCCTTGGCCAGCCGCTGTCGCACCGAACTGTCGTCCACCCAATTGCCGTCCCGCATGTCGCCCCCGCCGTCTTTCCACTCTCGCCCGCTTGAAAACCCTGCGGGAGGGTCGTTTCGTAATGTTATATAATTAACGCAGCACAAAATAAAGTCAGAAAACTATCATCATGCATCAATCATCCGGATCGTCCCCCCGTTCAGAGAGCCAGCGTCCTGATGTGGATGTTTTGGTGCTCGGCGCCGGCATTATCGGCGTCTCGGTGGCGCTCCACCTGCAGAAGCGCGGCAAATCAGTGCTGCTGGTCGACCGCCGCGCGCCGGGTGAGGAGACGAGCTATGGCAATGCCGGGCTCATCGAGCGGGCGAGCGTCATTCCCTACGGATTTCCACGCGAAATCGCAACACTGTTGAAATATGCGACGAACCGTTCCGCCGATGTGCGCTTCCACTGGCGGTTTCTGCCAAAAGTCCTTCCGTGGCTCGCCCGTTTCTGGTTGGAATCCTCCGCCCGACGCTTGCGCCGTGCCGCGCTCGACATGCTGCCGCTTATCGAACGTTCGCTCCTCGAACATACCGCGCTGATGGCCGAGGCCGGCATTCAGTACCGGGCGCGGCGCACCGGGTGGATAGAGGCCTATCGCAGCGAAGGGGCGTTTTCCGCGGCCAAGCGCGCGGCGCGCGCGCTGGATGAATTCGGCATTCGCTACGATTTCCTCGACCCGCAGGAGCTTTCCGTCCGAGAGCCGCATCTGATGGGCCAGTTTGCAGGAGCCGTCCATTGGCTCGACCCCGCCACGACCGCCGATCCCGGCGGGCTGGTGGTAGACTATGCCGCACTCTTCACCCGCCGCGGTGGTGCGGTGGTCCGGGGCGATGCGACGAGCCTTGCCGCAGACGAAGGCGGATGGAGCCTTGTCGCGGACGGCCGCCGCATTAACGCCCGTGAGGCCGTGGTGGCGCTCGGGCCGTGGTCGGATACGGTTTACAAGCCGCTCGGCTACCGCGTGCCGCTCGCCGTCAAGCGTGGCTATCACGTGCATATCGAGCCGGCCGGCGATGCCGTGCTCAACCATCCGGTTGTCGATGTAGAACGTGGCTATCTGCTCGCGCCGATGGCGCGGGGCATCCGCCTGACGACGGGCATCGAGTTCGCCCACCGCGACGAGCCGGCAACGCCGGTCCAGATCAACCAGACCGAACCCCATGCCCGCGCAATCTTTCCGCTCGGCCGGCGCATCGAGCCGGAGCCCTGGATGGGCGCGCGGCCCTGCCTGCCGGACATGCGCCCGATCATTGGCCCGGCGCCGCGCCACAAGGGCCTGTGGTTCGCCTTCGGCCACAATCACCACGGCCTGACGCTCGGCCCCGTCACTGGGCGGTTGCTGGCGGAAATGATGACCGGCGAAACACCCTTCGCCGATCCCGCACCCTACGCCATGAGCCGTTTCGGCTGAATTGCGGACCTATGGAGAAGACCCCCCATGTCGACTGAATTTGCTCTCATCAATGTGAGGCCGAACGGAGCGGCGGCGAAGGACGTGGTGATCCGCGATGGGCGGATCGCCGAAATCCTTCCGCACGGTTCCCGTCCCCTTGCGGCGGCGATCCCCGTCGTCGACGGCGAAGGCCTGCTCATGCTGCCGGGCCTCGTCGATGCCCATACCCATCTCGACAAGACGCTGCTCGGCATGCCCTGGTATCGCAACGATGTCGGTCTGGAGCTGATCGACCTCATCGAGAACGAGCGGCGGATGAAGCGCGAGCTCGGCATCGATCCCGCGCGCCAGTCGGCCGCACAGATCGAGCGTTCCGTGGCCAACGGCACCAGCCATATCCGCACCCATGTCGATATCGATACGGAATACGGCCTTGCCGGGCTCGAAGGCGTGCTTGCCTCGCGTGAACGCTACCGCGACATTGTCGATATCGAAATCGTCGCCTTCCCGCAGAGCGGCATGCTGATCCGCCCCGGCACGGTTGAGCTGATGGAACAGGCGATGCGCGCGGGCGCCGACGTGGTGGGTGGCCTCGATCCGTCTGGCGTCGACCGCGACCCCAAGGGCCATCTCGACACGATCTTTGCGATGGCCGAGCGGCATGGAAAACCGGTCGACATCCACCTGCACGAACCCGACGCCCTCGGTGTCTTCGCCATCGAACTCATCGTGGAGCGCACGAAGGCTCTCGGCATGGCGGACCGGGTGACGGTCAGCCATGGCTTCTGCCTCGGCATGCTGGCCGACAGGCCGCTGGCGCGGCTCGGCGGCATGATGGCGGAGGCCGGCGTGCACCTGATGACCAAGGGTGGTGCGGCGAGCCCACGGCCGCCGGTGCTCGATCTCAGCGACATGGGCGTGAAAATCTGCTCGGGCAGTGACGGCGTGCGCGACACCTGGCAGCCCTTCGGCAATGCCGACATGCTCGATCGCGCGGCCATCGTCTCGCAGCGCAACGACTTCATCAACGACATTCATATCGAACTGGCACTCGGCCTGTGCACCCATGGCGGCGCGCGTACCATGGCCCTTCAAGGTTACGGCCTGGAGCCCGGCTGCGACGCCACCTTCTTTCTGGTGCGGGCCGAAACGCCGGCCGACGCCGTCGCATCCCGTCCCGTCCGCCGGTCTGTCTACCGCAAGGGTATCCCCGTCGCGAAGGACGGTGCGCTCGTCGGCGCCTGAGCGAACACACAACTTCAAACATTGGCAAAGAGGAGCAGCTAATATGTTGAACAGGTTTGGTAAAATAGTCATCACCACTCTCGGCATCGCGCTTGCGGCATCCGCGGCCGGCGCCGAGGAGCAGACGCGCACCATCACGGTCGCGACGGAAGGCGCCTACGCGCCCTGGAACTTCACCGAGGCCGGCGGCAAGCTGGCCGGCTACGAGATCGACATGCTCGCGGACATCTGCCCGCGCATGAAGGTCAAGTGCGAGGTCATCGTGCAGGACTGGGACGGCCTGATCCCGTCGCTGAACGCCGGCAAGTTCGATGCCATCGTTGCCGGCATGCTGCAGACCGAGGAGCGGGAAAAGGTCATCACCTTCTCGCGCAACTACGGCACCGGCTCGGCCGCCTTCCTCGTGCGCAAGGATTCGACGCTCGCCAACATGCCGGTCGGCAAGCAGATCGACATGGGCAAGGACAAGGAAGCGGCGAAGGATGCCGCCGCGGAGATGCTGCCCTTCATGGATGGCATGGTGATCGGTGCCCAGGGCTCGACGACCGCGGGCCAGATCATGGCCGAACTCTTCCCGACCATCGAGTTCCGCGAGTACAAGACCACCGAGCAGCACGACCTCGACCTGGAAGCCGGCCGTGTCGATGGCGTCATGGCGTCACCCGTCGCGCTCGACAAGGCCCTCGAAAAGATCGGCGCCGACCAGGTAGCCTTCGCCGGCACCGAGTTCACCGGCGGCCCGCTCGGCGGCGGCCAGTCGGTCGGCCTGCGCAAGGACGATGCCGACCTGAAAAAGCTGTTCGACGACGCGATCAATGCCGCCATCGCCGACGGCACCCTGTCGCGCCTCGCCATCAAATGGTTCAAGCGGGATATCTCGCCGAAGACGTAAGCCGTGCGAAAGATTGCATGAAAAAGGGGCCGTGTTCACACACGGCCCCTTTTTCCTGTCATGGGTTCAAGGCCGCGAGAGGCCATGGGCTCGCTTCAGATCGTCGGGAAATGGCAGGCGACCTTTCGGCCGGTACCGTGAGAGATGAGTTCGGGCCGCTCGGTGCGGCAGCGCTCCTTGGCGATCGGACAGCGGGGATGGAAGCGGCAACCGGAGGGTGGGTTGAGCGGGCTTGGCACATCTCCCGTCAGAAGAATGCGTTTGCGCGTGCCGCCGGGCGTCTTCTCGACGATCGGAACCGCCGAAATGAGCGCCTGACTGTAGGGATGGGCCGGCGCGGCGAAGACCGCTTCGGCAGGCCCTTCCTCCACGATCGAACCGAGATACATGACGGCGATGCGGGTCGAGACCTGACGCACCACCGACAGGTCGTGGGCGATGAAGATGTAGGTGAGGTTCAGCTTTTCTTGGAGATCGGCGAGCAGATTGACGATCTGCGCCTGCACCGAGACGTCGAGCGCGGAAACGGGTTCATCCAGCACGACGAGGTCGGGATTGAGCGCGATGGCTCGCGCAATGCCGACGCGCTGACGCTGCCCGCCGGAAAACTCGTGCGGATAGCGCCCGACATGGTCGGGCAGCAGGCCGACGATCTCGAACAGTTCTCCGACGCGCCGGTCGATTTCCGCAGCCGAGAGTTTCGTGTGGATGCGCAGCGGCTCGCCGACCAGGTCGCCCACGCGACGGCGTGGATTGAGCGAGGCGGACGGGTCCTGGAAGACCATCTGCAGGCGCCGGCGCAGTGGCCGCAGTTCGCGAAGCGGCTTGGAGGTGATGTCCTCGTCTTCAAACAGCAGCTTGCCGTCGGAGACATCGTAGAGCCGAACAAGGCAGCGGGCGAGGGTGGACTTGCCGCACCCTGATTCCCCGACGAGGCCGAGGGTCTCCCCGCGCCGCACGGCAATCGAGACGTTGTCGACCGCATGCACAGTCCGCCGGCCTTCCGCGGAAAACCGTGTGCCGATCGAGAAGCGTTTTCCGAGCGCGCGCGTCTCGAGGATCGGCCGGTCGTTGTCTGTCATCGCGTCGCTCATGCTTGCACCTCCCGGAAGCACGCGGCAGCGTGCGGACCATGGGGGAGGGCCGGTTTTTCAGTGCGGCAGGGGTCGTAGCTCAAAGGACATCGCGGGGCGAAAGCGCAGCCCTGCGGCAGGCGCAGCAGCGAGGGTGGCGAGCCGGGAATGGCCGGCAGGCGATGCGGCTTGTCGCCGGTCAGCGGCGGGATCGAGCCGAGCAGCGCGCGTGTATAGGGATGGCGCGGATCGGAGAACAACGCCGCCCGGTTGCCGCGCTCCACCACACGGCCCGCATACATGACCATGACCCGGTCGGCGAGTTCGGATACCACGCCCATATCGTGCGTGATGAAGACGACCGCGGAATTGTGGGTGGCACGCAGCTTGCGCACGAGATCGAGGATGCCGGCCTGCACGGTGACGTCGAGCGCCGTCGTCGGCTCGTCGGCGACAAGCAGCGCCGGATTGCACGACAGCGCCATGGCGATGACCGCGCGCTGGCGCATGCCGCCGGAAAGCTGGTGCGGATAGCGCGACATGGCCTCGCGTGGATTGGGGAAGTTCACCTCCGCCAACAGTTCCTCCACCCGCGCCAGCGCTTTCGCCTTGCTGATCTTCTCGTGGGCGCGGATCTGTTCGGCGATCTGCCAGCCGATCGTATAGACAGGCGTCAGGGCCGTCATCGGATCCTGGAAGATCATGGCGATCTCGCGGCCGCGCAGATGCCGCAACTCGCGCGCTGGCAGGCCGATCAGTTCCTGGCCCTTGTAGCGGATCGAGCCCTCGATCGTGGCGTTGGGATCCGTGATGAGCCCCATGACCGCCAGAAGCGAGACGGTCTTGCCGGAGCCGGATTCACCGACGACGCCGAGGATTTCGCCCTGATCGAGATCGAAGGAGACACCATCGATGGCCCGCACCAGGCCGCCTTCGGTGCGAAACGTTACCTTGAGGTCGCGCACGGAGAGCATCATGACGTCCTCACACGGGGATCGAGAAGGATATAGACGAAATCGACCACCGCATTGGCGATCACCACGAACATCGAGGCATACATGACGGTCGTCATGATCATCGGCAGGTCGAGGTTCTGCATCGCGTCATAGGTGAGCTTGCCGATGCCGTTGAGGCCGAAGACCACCTCGGTCAGGAGAGCCGAACCGCCCACCAGCGCACCGAAATCCAGACCGAACAGGGTGACGAAGGAGATCAGCGAGGTGCGCAGGCCGTGGCGCAGCAGGATGCGGGTTTCCGACAGGCCTTTGGCCCGGGCGGTGCGGATGAAATCCTCCTGCATGGATTCGATGATCGCCGCGCGCAGCACGCGCCCGTAGATGCCGATATAGAGCACGGCCAGCGTGATCCACGGAATGACCAGGGTGAGGAACCAGCCCTTCGGGTCGCTCATCAATGGCTTGTAGCCGAGCGGCGGCACCCAGGAGAACAGCCAGCTGTCATGATAGCGGCTCTGGGTGATGAGGTTCATCACCTCGCCGAGCCAGTAGACCGGCATGGAGATGCCGATGAGGCCGAGCGCCATCAGCAGCTTGTCCAGCCAGCTGTCGCGCGTCGCTGCCGCGACGATGCCGATGATCACCGAGACGACCACCCAGAGGATCGCCGCGCCGAAGACGAGCGACAGGGTGACCGGAATGGCGTCGAACACCGCCGGCACCACTTTCCAGCCGCGGTTGACGAAGGAGGTGAGATCGCCGGTGATGAAGAGCTTCTGCATCATCAGGCCGTATTGCACGTAGAGCGGCCGGTCGAAGCCGAAGGAGTGGCGAACCGCCTCCAGCACCTCGGGAGAGGCATTGCGCCCGGCAATGCGCGCGGCAGGATCGGATCCCGGCGTGGCGAAGAAGATCAGGAAGACGATGACGGAAATGCCGAACATCACGAACAGCATCTGACCGAAGCGGCGCAGGATGGCGTAGATCATCAGGTGCGCCCCAGTCGAACTTTCGAGCGCGGGTCGAGCGCATCGCGCAGGCCGTCGCCGAAAACGTTGAGAACCATCACGGAGACGGCGATTGCCAGGCCCGGCGCGAGCGCCACGAGCGGACGGGTATAAAGCAGCGCCTGCCCATCCTGGATGATGGTGCCCCAGCTTGCCGCCGGCGGCTGCACGCCGATCGACAGGAAGGAGAGGGCCGATTCCGTCAGCATGTTCAGGGCCATCATCAGCGGCACGAAGACGATGAGCGTCGTGGTGATGTTCGGCTGGATGTCGCGCCAGAGGATGCGCCAGCCGGGCACGCCGAGATTGATGGCGGCCAGCACGAACTCGCTGCCGCGCAGCGCGAGGACCTGGCCGCGGATGGGACGCGCGACATAGGGAATGTAGACGATGCCGATGATGATGATCGGCAGCCAGAGACTGCCGGATTCGATGAGGATCGGCCCGATCGAGATGCCGGAGGTGATGGTGACGATGGAAAGCGATATCGCCAGCAGGTAGATCGGGAAGGCCCAGAGAATGTCGAGCAGGCGCGACAGGATGGTGTCGGTAATTCCGCCGAAATAGCCGGCGACGAGGCCGGCCGTCGTGCCGACGGTTAGCGTGAAGATGGTGGCGGCTGCCGCGATCATCAGGGAGTTGAGCCCGCCATAGAGAAGGCGGGCCATGACGTCGCGGCCCTGGCTGTCCGCGCCGAGGAAGTAGTTGCCGAGCTCCCAGGTGGGACCGATCGGCGTGTAGCCGAGCCCGAGCCCTTCCGTCGAGGCTTCCATCACCGGAACCTCGACCCCGTTGACCATGATGACAGCGTCAAGGGTCGAGGTGAACGGGTCCACGCCCGCCCAGCGCGCGTAGAGCGGCGCGCTGAGACAGGAAAGGACGATGATGAGAAATACCGTCAGGGACACCATGGCGGCCCCGTTGCGCCTCAATCGCACGAAAGCGAGGGCCCATGGCCCTCGCGTCCCGTGCTGCATGGCAACGACTTCATTCGACACGTAGTTTGCCTCCGCCGGGTCTTACTGTACCCAGGACTGGGTGATCATCCAGTCGAACTGGCGGTTGAACTTGAAGTTTCCGAGGCGCTTGCTGACGAAGTCGAGCCGCTTCGGCGTGAAGAGGCCAATGGCCGGCGCCTGGTCGGTGACCTGCTTGTCGATTTCGCTCCACAGAACGTCGGCCGCCTTCTGGTCGGTGACGCCGAGATCCAGCGCCTTCTGCATCTTGGCATCGATGTCCTTGTCGCAGAAGCCGGCGATGTTGATCGAGGCGTCCGAGCCCTCGCGGAAGGAAGCGCAGCCGAACAGGATGTTCAGGAAGTTCGAAGCCGCCGGATAATCCTTGTACCACTGGGTCACCGACATCTGCACCTTGTTGTTGGTGTTCTGGATATAGGTGAACTGGATGTTGGCGGAGATCGGCTTGACGTCGGCGACGTAGCCGATGCTGGTCAGCACGCTCTGCAGGTAGACGCCGATGGAGCGCGAGACGGCGGTGTCCTCGACGATGACCGTCACCTTCTGGCCCTTGGTGCCCGATTCATCGACCAGCTGCTTGGCCTTCTCGACATCGGGTGCCGACCACTTGGCACCGGGATCCTTCGTGTAGGGGCAATAGTCCACGTGGCCGGGGAAGTCCGGCGGCAGAATCTGGCAAACCGGCGAGGCGAGCACCTTGCCGCCGAACAGCTTGACCAGCGCGTTGCGATCGATGGCGAAGGCGACGGCCTGGCGGGCCTTCACATTGTCGAACGGTGCAAGGCGCGTGTTGAGCGGCGCATACCACCAGGCTGAAAGCGGCGCGATGTGCAGCTGCTCGGTGTATTTAGTGCCGACTTCGGCAAGACGGTCGCTCGGCAGCGAATCGAACATCCAGTCCGCCTCGCCGTTCTGGATCGCCGTCACCGCGGCCTCTTCCGAGAGGCCGAAGTCATATTGCACGACGTCAGGATAGCCGTCCGGCTGGGCCTCTTCGCTCCACTGCTTGAAATGCGGATTGCGCGAGACGGTCATGCCCTTGTTGGGGTCGAAGGCGGAGATCATGTAGGGGCCGGTGCTCGGGATCGGCACGGAGCCCGCGTCTTCGGCCGGCGTGTCGGCCGGCAGAGTCGCAGCGTGGGGCAGGGCGAGCTTGTAGAGGAACTCGGCGTCCGGCTTCGTGAGGTTGATGGTGATCGTGCCAGCGGCTTCATCACCCACCACGCCGCCTTCCAGCGTGCAGCTCTTGGTGTCGGCAAGGCATTTGTCGGCACCCACGATGCCGGCATAGAAGGTGCCGGAGGTTGGGCCGGAGACCTTGAAGATACGCTGGAACGAGGCAACCACATCCTTCACGCCGACTTCCTGGCCGGTCGAGAACTTGATGCCCTTGCGCAGCTTGAAGGTGAAAGTCTTGCCGTCGTTGCTGATGTCCGGCATCGCCTCGGCGAGGTCGGCCACGACCGTGAACCCGTCCATGCCCTCGGCCTTGCGGAAGGTGACGAGGCCATCATAGATCGGCTGGTACATCTGCCAGCCTTGGGACGTGTAGTTGATGTGCGGGTCGAGCGTGCCGGCCGCCGATCTGGCGAGAAGCCGCATTGTGCCGCCGCGATGTTCCTGGAGATATTCGGCCTGCGCCGGGGCCAGCCAAGTGCCAGCCATGAGAGCGACGGCCGATGCCGTCAGAAGTAGTTTTTTCATGTTCGATCCCCTTTTCTATCTGTTCTATTTGTCGTGCTGATTGAGGAAATTTCCCACCACCCGCATGCATGCATCCTGTTCCTCAACGTGGGGCATGTGGCTGGAATGCTCGAATATCTCCCAGTGCGCGCCCTTGATACCGTCCTTGAAGGGCTGCACGGTCGCGGGCGTGGCTTCGTCGTAGCGTCCTGAGATGATCAGCGTCGGCGTGTCGATGGCCGGCAGGCGGTCGATGATGCTCCAGGTCTTCAGGGTGCCGATGACGTGGAACTCGTTCGGCCCGTTCATCAGCGTATAGACGGTGGGATTGCGCGCGGCCTGTTCGAAACTTGCCGTCACCTCGGGGGGAAACGGCACGACGCGACAGACGTGCCGCTCGTAGAAGGCCGTGGTCGCCGCCTGATAATCGGGATGGTCCGTCGTGCCCGCCACTTCGTGCCGGGTCAACGTGTCCTGCACGTCTTGCGGCAGGTCGGCGCGCAGCCGGTTCGCCTCCGCGACCCAGAGCGTCATGGAGGCGGGCGAATTGGCGATGGTGAGCGAGGTAAGCCCTTCCGGCCGCAGCACGGCATATTCCGCGCCCAGCATGCCGCCCCAGCTCTGGCCGAGCACATGGAAACCGCCGCGAATGCCGAGGTGATCGACGAGGTTTTCCAATTCGTCGATGAAGAGCTGCGGCGTCCAGAAATCCGCTCCCTTTTCCGGCAGCAGGGTCGAGTTGCCGCATCCCAGCTGGTCGTAGTGGATGACGGCCCGCCCATCGCGGGCGAGCAACTTGTAGGCATCGACATAATTGTACGCGACGCCGGGCCCGCCATGCAGGATCACCACCGGCAGCTTGTCGCCGCCAAGGTCGCCACTGATGCGGTACCAGGTTTCATATCCCCTGAACGGCGCCCGGCCTTCAGTGCTGTTAATCGTCGACGACATTCAAAATCCTTTCCCAGTCAAAGGCGCTCAAGCGTCCTTGCGGCTGGCCTGTACCCATTCTTCCAGCATCTGCACGCCGAAGGCCGTTGCCCCCTGCCGGCCGAGCGGGCGATCCTCTCCGGCAAGTTCCTTGCCGGCGATGTCGAGGTGCACCCAGGGGCGATCCTCCGTGAAATGGCGCAGGAAGGCCGCGGCATAGGGGGCGTCGCCGTCTTCCATGTCCTTGGCGTGGTGGCGCAGGTCCGCCAGTGGCGACTTCAAGCCCTCGTCATAGGCGTGGTCGAGCGGCAGGCGCCAGAAACGCTCGCCGACCGTCTCGCCGGCGGCAATCATGCCGCTGGCGATCGCATCGTCCGTGCTGAACAGGCCGGCAAAGATCGATCCGAGGCCACGCATCACCGAATAGGTCAGCGTCGCGAGATCTACGATCACCGACGGTTCGAAACGTGTCGCCGCATAGTAGAGACAGTCCGCAAGGATCAGGCGGCCCTCAGCGTCGGTGTCGAAAACCTCCACGCTCTGGCCGGACAGGGTGGAAATGATGTCGCGGGGTTTCAGCGAATGGCCGGACGGCAGGTTCTCGGCAATGCCGAGCACGCCGATGGCATGCACCGGGCTCTTCTGTCTCGCGAGCGACAGGAGGAGGCCGACGACGGCCGCCGCGCCGGCCATGTCGGCCTTCATGTCGAACATCTGCGCGCCACCCTTGATGCAGAGCCCGCCAGAGTCGAAACAGACGCCCTTACCGACGAAGGCGAGGGGCTGATCGCTCGAGCCTTCGCCGCGATAGCGCAGGACCGCGAGCCGCGGGGCCCGCACCGAACCGGCACCAACCGCAAGCAGCGCCGTCGCGCCGAGTTCCTTCAGCTTGGCCGCATCGAGCACTTCCACCTCGATGCCAGCGTCCCGCAGCGGCTCGAGATGCGCGGCAAAACTGTCGGGATGGAGATGGTTGGGCGGCAGGTTGACGAGCGTGCGGGCAT encodes:
- a CDS encoding MurR/RpiR family transcriptional regulator, with product MRDGNWVDDSSVRQRLAKASKEATASGKALANFMLAHISDLPFETSRSVADKVGVSELTVGRFCRSIGYDGLKDLKDRLKDDISDSPWLLGDRLKDLQQKSATEPALARSLELAVASVVRVYDYAQTEAWDRAARRIAGADRVFVAGFQTERGLAEAFAHMLRYLRDEVTLVDVAGGNFAEVLLTDPAGCTLVLVDARRYSHQSKLLATKAAERGIPITIVTDLYCDWAGSYGDEVFAVPTDLNLFWDATSGMWTLLQLLLNSVFSHCGPAVEERLHDVASLYESFVGYSRSLK
- a CDS encoding FAD-dependent oxidoreductase, coding for MHQSSGSSPRSESQRPDVDVLVLGAGIIGVSVALHLQKRGKSVLLVDRRAPGEETSYGNAGLIERASVIPYGFPREIATLLKYATNRSADVRFHWRFLPKVLPWLARFWLESSARRLRRAALDMLPLIERSLLEHTALMAEAGIQYRARRTGWIEAYRSEGAFSAAKRAARALDEFGIRYDFLDPQELSVREPHLMGQFAGAVHWLDPATTADPGGLVVDYAALFTRRGGAVVRGDATSLAADEGGWSLVADGRRINAREAVVALGPWSDTVYKPLGYRVPLAVKRGYHVHIEPAGDAVLNHPVVDVERGYLLAPMARGIRLTTGIEFAHRDEPATPVQINQTEPHARAIFPLGRRIEPEPWMGARPCLPDMRPIIGPAPRHKGLWFAFGHNHHGLTLGPVTGRLLAEMMTGETPFADPAPYAMSRFG
- a CDS encoding amidohydrolase family protein; translation: MSTEFALINVRPNGAAAKDVVIRDGRIAEILPHGSRPLAAAIPVVDGEGLLMLPGLVDAHTHLDKTLLGMPWYRNDVGLELIDLIENERRMKRELGIDPARQSAAQIERSVANGTSHIRTHVDIDTEYGLAGLEGVLASRERYRDIVDIEIVAFPQSGMLIRPGTVELMEQAMRAGADVVGGLDPSGVDRDPKGHLDTIFAMAERHGKPVDIHLHEPDALGVFAIELIVERTKALGMADRVTVSHGFCLGMLADRPLARLGGMMAEAGVHLMTKGGAASPRPPVLDLSDMGVKICSGSDGVRDTWQPFGNADMLDRAAIVSQRNDFINDIHIELALGLCTHGGARTMALQGYGLEPGCDATFFLVRAETPADAVASRPVRRSVYRKGIPVAKDGALVGA
- a CDS encoding transporter substrate-binding domain-containing protein; translation: MLNRFGKIVITTLGIALAASAAGAEEQTRTITVATEGAYAPWNFTEAGGKLAGYEIDMLADICPRMKVKCEVIVQDWDGLIPSLNAGKFDAIVAGMLQTEEREKVITFSRNYGTGSAAFLVRKDSTLANMPVGKQIDMGKDKEAAKDAAAEMLPFMDGMVIGAQGSTTAGQIMAELFPTIEFREYKTTEQHDLDLEAGRVDGVMASPVALDKALEKIGADQVAFAGTEFTGGPLGGGQSVGLRKDDADLKKLFDDAINAAIADGTLSRLAIKWFKRDISPKT
- a CDS encoding dipeptide ABC transporter ATP-binding protein, translating into MTDNDRPILETRALGKRFSIGTRFSAEGRRTVHAVDNVSIAVRRGETLGLVGESGCGKSTLARCLVRLYDVSDGKLLFEDEDITSKPLRELRPLRRRLQMVFQDPSASLNPRRRVGDLVGEPLRIHTKLSAAEIDRRVGELFEIVGLLPDHVGRYPHEFSGGQRQRVGIARAIALNPDLVVLDEPVSALDVSVQAQIVNLLADLQEKLNLTYIFIAHDLSVVRQVSTRIAVMYLGSIVEEGPAEAVFAAPAHPYSQALISAVPIVEKTPGGTRKRILLTGDVPSPLNPPSGCRFHPRCPIAKERCRTERPELISHGTGRKVACHFPTI
- a CDS encoding ABC transporter ATP-binding protein, with the translated sequence MMLSVRDLKVTFRTEGGLVRAIDGVSFDLDQGEILGVVGESGSGKTVSLLAVMGLITDPNATIEGSIRYKGQELIGLPARELRHLRGREIAMIFQDPMTALTPVYTIGWQIAEQIRAHEKISKAKALARVEELLAEVNFPNPREAMSRYPHQLSGGMRQRAVIAMALSCNPALLVADEPTTALDVTVQAGILDLVRKLRATHNSAVVFITHDMGVVSELADRVMVMYAGRVVERGNRAALFSDPRHPYTRALLGSIPPLTGDKPHRLPAIPGSPPSLLRLPQGCAFAPRCPLSYDPCRTEKPALPHGPHAAACFREVQA
- a CDS encoding ABC transporter permease, producing MIYAILRRFGQMLFVMFGISVIVFLIFFATPGSDPAARIAGRNASPEVLEAVRHSFGFDRPLYVQYGLMMQKLFITGDLTSFVNRGWKVVPAVFDAIPVTLSLVFGAAILWVVVSVIIGIVAAATRDSWLDKLLMALGLIGISMPVYWLGEVMNLITQSRYHDSWLFSWVPPLGYKPLMSDPKGWFLTLVIPWITLAVLYIGIYGRVLRAAIIESMQEDFIRTARAKGLSETRILLRHGLRTSLISFVTLFGLDFGALVGGSALLTEVVFGLNGIGKLTYDAMQNLDLPMIMTTVMYASMFVVIANAVVDFVYILLDPRVRTS
- a CDS encoding ABC transporter permease, which translates into the protein MQHGTRGPWALAFVRLRRNGAAMVSLTVFLIIVLSCLSAPLYARWAGVDPFTSTLDAVIMVNGVEVPVMEASTEGLGLGYTPIGPTWELGNYFLGADSQGRDVMARLLYGGLNSLMIAAAATIFTLTVGTTAGLVAGYFGGITDTILSRLLDILWAFPIYLLAISLSIVTITSGISIGPILIESGSLWLPIIIIGIVYIPYVARPIRGQVLALRGSEFVLAAINLGVPGWRILWRDIQPNITTTLIVFVPLMMALNMLTESALSFLSIGVQPPAASWGTIIQDGQALLYTRPLVALAPGLAIAVSVMVLNVFGDGLRDALDPRSKVRLGRT
- a CDS encoding ABC transporter substrate-binding protein, giving the protein MKKLLLTASAVALMAGTWLAPAQAEYLQEHRGGTMRLLARSAAGTLDPHINYTSQGWQMYQPIYDGLVTFRKAEGMDGFTVVADLAEAMPDISNDGKTFTFKLRKGIKFSTGQEVGVKDVVASFQRIFKVSGPTSGTFYAGIVGADKCLADTKSCTLEGGVVGDEAAGTITINLTKPDAEFLYKLALPHAATLPADTPAEDAGSVPIPSTGPYMISAFDPNKGMTVSRNPHFKQWSEEAQPDGYPDVVQYDFGLSEEAAVTAIQNGEADWMFDSLPSDRLAEVGTKYTEQLHIAPLSAWWYAPLNTRLAPFDNVKARQAVAFAIDRNALVKLFGGKVLASPVCQILPPDFPGHVDYCPYTKDPGAKWSAPDVEKAKQLVDESGTKGQKVTVIVEDTAVSRSIGVYLQSVLTSIGYVADVKPISANIQFTYIQNTNNKVQMSVTQWYKDYPAASNFLNILFGCASFREGSDASINIAGFCDKDIDAKMQKALDLGVTDQKAADVLWSEIDKQVTDQAPAIGLFTPKRLDFVSKRLGNFKFNRQFDWMITQSWVQ